In Lodderomyces elongisporus chromosome 1, complete sequence, a genomic segment contains:
- the KTI12 gene encoding kti12, chromatin associated (BUSCO:EOG09263L9T): MPLVIFTGFPCSGKTLWAKRLQSELEAKIAQAKENSQPGSNYRVTYHSDESLGISHDVYQDSNREKLARGSQISAVKRDLAKNNIVILDSMAYIKGFRYQLYCESKGMATPHCVVHIVAPIEKCLEWNEANMTSQEAKYWNSEVIKQLEQRYEEPNRDTKWDSPLFEILSHMDEKLPIEEMWEALVLKKAPVPNAATTAQPTSNNSFLQDLDKKTHDVITLVLQQQELTAGNVQITKDLQVYIPSGTVSTAQLQRIRRSFINLNRMRSVEKDRIVPLFVDYLNKSLDNEG, encoded by the coding sequence ATGCCATTGGTGATATTTACAGGGTTCCCCTGTTCCGGCAAGACGCTATGGGCAAAAAGACTTCAGTCTGAATTGGAAGCAAAGATTGCACAAGCAAAGGAAAATTCACAGCCTGGATCCAATTATAGAGTAACTTATCATTCCGATGAGTCTCTCGGAATCAGTCACGATGTTTACCAGGACTCTAATCGTGAAAAATTAGCAAGAGGTTCTCAAATCTCGGCGGTGAAGAGAGACTTGGCAAAGAATAATATCGTGATTTTGGATAGCATGGCATACATTAAAGGGTTTAGGTACCAACTATATTGTGAGTCGAAAGGCATGGCGACTCCACACTGTGTGGTACATATTGTTGCGCCTATTGAAAAGTGTTTAGAGTGGAATGAAGCAAATATGACGAGTCAAGAAGCCAAATATTGGAATTCTGAAGTGATTAAACAGCTCGAGCAGAGATACGAAGAGCCAAATCGCGATACAAAATGGGATTCGCCATTGTTTGAAATATTGTCACATATGGATGAAAAACTACCGATTGAAGAGATGTGGGAAGCCTTGGTGTTGAAGAAAGCTCCTGTTCCAAATGCGGCAACAACTGCACAGCCTACTTCTAACAATTCCTTTTTACAAGATTTGGACAAAAAGACCCACGATGTCATTACATTGgttcttcaacaacaggAACTAACTGCTGGCAATGTTCAAATAACTAAAGATTTACAGGTCTACATACCATCTGGAACAGTGAGTACTGCTCAGCTTCAAAGGATAAGACGATCCTTCATTAACTTGAACAGAATGAGATCCGTTGAAAAAGATCGTATAGTGCCTTTATTCGTAGACTACTTAAATAAAAGCTTGGATAACGAGGGGTGA
- the mtg1 gene encoding Mitochondrial GTPase 1 (BUSCO:EOG09262WHU) produces MSISFVPRTSFPNYNIPLSNFKGHHHKALLKLGHLAPQLDLILEVRDSRAPIATTNVLFDKLLASKRKLILYSKKDLSILKPKVLQRWHGAKNEDYMFIDCRSRRDCKRIIDEINKIYNGIEDKPPLGLRSIIIGMPNVGKSTLVNTMREVGLRDPEQKDAISTKIRKVAKTGGQPGVTRSTSEIIRLSRDPDLMVYDTPGIFLPTVKDAETMLTLGLIGCVHDSFIDPVILADYLLFVLNLQDPSGKLYSAYMDRPTNDIYELMYNIAKKRNTLKKDGSYDELGIAIHWVNLWKQAKSKQYKGLFDLTAIMESDEEKFSDVINLERERIGLTKVNQKLVDSFGSDGLSKSSHRKRTGKDREADMKNRLFKL; encoded by the coding sequence ATGAGTATCTCCTTTGTACCACGAACGAGCTTCCCAAATTACAATATACCCTTGTCTAACTTCAAGGGTCATCATCATAAGGCGCTTTTGAAATTGGGTCATCTTGCACCGCAATTGGATCTAATTCTAGAAGTGCGAGATAGCCGTGCACCAATTGCAACAACCAATGTCTTGTTTGACAAACTTCTAGCTTCAAAGAGGAAACTCATCTTGTATAGTAAAAAAGATTTATCTATTCTCAAGCCAAAAGTACTACAGCGGTGGCACGGTGCCAAGAATGAAGACTATATGTTTATTGATTGTCGTAGTCGTCGCGATTGCAAAAGGATTATTGATGAGATAAACAAGATATATAACGGAATTGAAGACAAACCACCCTTGGGCTTGCGACTGATTATTATTGGTATGCCAAACGTTGGTAAATCAACTTTGGTCAATACAATGCGAGAAGTGGGCTTAAGAGACCCAGAGCAGAAGGATGCGATATCCACCAAGATCCGTAAAGTGGCCAAAACCGGAGGTCAACCAGGCGTAACACGTTCTACAAGTGAGATCATTAGATTGTCGCGTGATCCCGATTTGATGGTGTATGATACCCCGGGTATTTTTTTACCTACAGTGAAAGATGCCGAGACGATGTTGACATTGGGCTTGATTGGATGTGTGCATGACTCCTTCATAGATCCGGTAATTTTGGCTGATTACCTTTTATTTGTCTTGAATTTACAAGACCCATCAGGAAAACTTTATTCAGCTTATATGGATAGGCCCACCAATGATATCTACGAGCTTATGTACAACATTGcaaagaagagaaacacattgaaaaaagatggaAGTTATGATGAGCTAGGAATAGCTATCCATTGGGTTAATCTCTGGAAACAGGCAAAGTCGAAGCAATACAAAGgtctttttgatttgacGGCAATCATGGAGCtggatgaagaaaaattttcagACGTCATTAATTTGGAACGTGAGCGGATTGGGTTAACAAAAGTTAATCAGAAATTGGTTGATAGTTTTGGTTCTGATGGATTGTCTAAATCATCTCATAGGAAAAGAACAGGCAAAGACCGCGAAGCCGATATGAAAAACAGATTATTTAAACTTTGA
- the YKU80 gene encoding ATP-dependent DNA helicase yku80 (BUSCO:EOG09261ACJ): protein MYRIFSNMSNKEYVTVVLDVSHYMNSKSNGSSTDFETALQLVFKYFIQQLLKNRKSDRYAFILYAAGRIEFFYENEPLSLSHVKEFYKSAKDVHFDEAKEKLPKNHILEAFDKALLNQIANKFRRNVFVVTNASNNKIPQAYINDHANSTASIITKYPIDCTFVFMDNIDSYSIEQYFETVPSVQNHIHLYKYQQYKKFGPGLKLISPRCLCETYMSFARIGGSESEGINFRIQVYPATKVQSLIRGHEYIVDPNRLETARVKKETSYYINKSSTITNEIFDFVKDEGHDNAAVDGEYEYEEGKQNEKKELKYSELCHGFKYSQRNVLALVPELEQEATLATLPGINILGFIDIDKLPITYYSDESLYIIPSNKFYSDNRIAFNSFAQSLMNLKSAAIVRYVQKEDDEVQICAVVPQYVNIEKKQEEKEEDKVKIEVRYGNEDIEEEEEENEEEEKEKTNKTGLVLLMVRLAMKEDEMAGRFPPLTEMDHTSADSQMEDFIRCKSLDNDQTEPTVIDNMKTGLMAAKTLSPPVSSNSSLERMLLSQCPSTKRFNYYIEKLLYQSLDKKLLQEFIKEDGFIEKYLTGDEEHSLFNMNDILNVGENYFLDERKIEKSNDIANELKKQLDVSFKLNERKSYKKKRKYEEVFGAESIEGNFDQYFDVDEMLS from the exons ATGTATAGA ATCTTCTCGAACATGTCAAACAAGGAATATGTTACCGTTGTTTTGGATGTATCCCACTATATGAACTCCAAATCTAACGGCTCCTCTACGGATTTCGAAACAGCGTTGCAATTGGTGTTTAAGTACTTTATTCAGCAGCTATTGAAAAACAGAAAGCTGGACAGGTATGCGTTCATTCTATATGCCGCAGGTAGGATAGAATTTTTCTATGAAAATGAACCACTATCGTTGAGCCATGTCAAGGAGTTTTACAAACTGGCAAAAGATGTTCACTTTGATGAGGCAAAGGAAAAGTTACCAAAAAACCATATATTGGAGGCGTTCGACAAAGCATTGCTTAATCAAATAGCTAATAAATTTCGCAGAAACGTGTTTGTAGTCACTAATGCAAGCAATAATAAGATTCCTCAAGCCTATATCAACGATCACGCGAATTCAACTGCTAGTATCATCACTAAATATCCCATCGATTGTACCTTTGTCTTTATGGATAATATCGATAGTTATTCAATTGAACAATACTTTGAAACAGTTCCTCTGGTCCAAAATCATATACATCTCTACAAATATCAACAGTATAAAAAGTTTGGTCCGGGACTCAAGTTAATTAGTCCACGATGTTTGTGCGAGACATACATGTCGTTTGCTAGAATCGGCGGATCAGAAAGCGAGGGAATCAACTTTCGGATACAAGTGTATCCCGCAACAAAGGTACAAAGTTTAATAAGGGGGCACGAGTACATTGTAGATCCTAATAGGTTGGAAACAGCTAGggtgaaaaaagaaacatctTACTACATAAACAAAAGCTCGACAATCACCAACGAGatctttgattttgttaAAGATGAGGGTCACGATAATGCCGCTGTTGATGGTGAGTATGAATACGAAGAAGGAAAGCAAAacgagaaaaaagaattaaaatatTCTGAATTGTGTCATGGGTTCAAGTATTCGCAAAGAAATGTGCTTGCCCTAGTACCGGAGCTAGAGCAAGAAGCAACTCTTGCGACTCTTCCTGGTATAAACATATTGGGGtttattgatattgataaaTTGCCCATAACTTACTACTCCGATGAGTCTTTGTACATTATTCCTAGCAACAAATTCTACAGCGATAATAGAATTGCATTTAATTCATTTGCCCAGTCCTTGATGAATCTCAAGTCTGCAGCAATTGTGAGGTACgtacaaaaagaagatgacgaAGTTCAGATTTGTGCAGTTGTGCCTCAGTATGTCAACATTgagaagaaacaagaggagaaagaagaggataAAGTGAAAATAGAAGTGAGGTACGGAAATGAGGatatagaagaagaagaagaagaaaacgaagaagaagaaaaagagaagacgAATAAAACTGGCCTTGTTTTGTTAATGGTGAGACTAGCTatgaaagaagatgaaatgGCGGGCCGGTTCCCGCCATTGACAGAGATGGATCATACACTGGCGGACTCTCAAATGGAGGACTTTATACGATGCAAAAGTTTAGACAATGATCAAACAGAGCCCACTGTGATAGACAACATGAAAACAGGATTGATGGCGGCAAAGACACTTAGCCCTCCTGTAAGTAGTAATTCGTCATTAGAAAGAATGCTTTTGTCTCAATGTCCTTCCACTAAACGTTTCAATTATTACATAGAAAAGCTATTGTATCAGTCCTTGGACAAAAAATTATTGCAAGAATTTATCAAGGAAGACGGATTTATTGAGAAGTATCTTACCGGCGATGAAGAACATTCATTGTTCAACATGAATGATATTCTCAATGTTGGGGAAAATTATTTCCTCGATGAGAGGAAGATCGAAAAATCTAATGACATTGCAAATgaattaaagaaacaattggATGTGAGCTTTAAACTCAATGAAAGGAAACTgtacaaaaagaagagaaagtacGAAGAAGTTTTTGGTGCTGAGAGCATTGAAGGGAATTTCGACCAATACTTTGATGTCGACGAGATGTTAAGTTAA
- the AIP1 gene encoding WD40 repeat-like protein (BUSCO:EOG092619L1) encodes MPITPVSIAPPNPSTQRGQASHLAYDAVNDRLAYANGKSVIVRPADFKSNFPIVVFSKHIHPVTAVKFSPSGFYIASGDASGQIKIWDSAPKKSKDDNDVFEAPVIKSEFHILSGPIKSIAWDADNSRIIAVGQGKEKFGHAFTWDSGNSIGDIQGHSSTINAVDIKPQRPYRAATVGDDFALVFFQGPPFKFDKSLRGNHSNVARDVKFSPNGDHLVSVGSDRTICFYQGKTGEFVKKIESAHDGGIFAVAWFPDSEHFVTASVDGSLKKWTKEGKEVQKYEVEKKPSVLNQQVGLVIGKEYIISLSVSGDLNYFSNDGVELIKVIKGHQHPITKIVVEGSDLFSGSSDGVFLKQGLSDCNILPEPLKFGTEHEQHTNYLVDIVTDEGVQYTVGWDDSLKKWETGAVQNSVKLPGQPKQLLKIPSSGLVVLLEKKILFFDNDLKLLNEQDLSFSTSSATIFGDNLWLTNVSANTIVEYSIASDTKITPTNKSFPTLRSPPTLVKASPDGKYLAVADSTGKYTLFDSEGKTVTTRWAFHTSKVFDAQWTKDSKYLLSAGLDSGIIIYSVEKPSKVIKFPLAHSSGVSSLSWYEYDPEKKTGSFLSGGLDATIKMWNVEL; translated from the coding sequence atgCCCATCACTCCAGTATCAATTGCGCCTCCAAACCCTTCCACTCAACGTGGTCAAGCATCCCACCTAGCCTACGATGCCGTGAATGACCGGTTGGCGTATGCTAATGGCAAATCTGTCATTGTACGACCTGCGGATTTCAAATCAAACTTCCCCATAGTTGTTTTTAGCAAACACATTCATCCAGTTACTGCAGTCAAGTTCTCTCCATCCGGGTTTTATATTGCATCGGGTGACGCTTCGGGTCAAATAAAGATCTGGGATTCAGCTCCAAAGAAGAGTAaggatgataatgatgtaTTCGAAGCACCGGTGATAAAGAGCGAGTTTCATATCCTTTCGGGCCCGATTAAATCAATTGCTTGGGATGCCGATAATTCAAGAATCATAGCTGTTGGtcaaggaaaagaaaagtttggTCATGCATTTACTTGGGACTCTGGAAACTCCATTGGTGATATCCAGGGCCATAGTTCCACCATAAATGCCGTCGACATTAAACCCCAGCGTCCATACCGAGCAGCCACCGTTGGAGATGATTTTGCATTGGTTTTTTTCCAGGGACCTCCATTCAAGTTTGACAAGAGTTTACGTGGCAACCATTCAAATGTGGCTAGGGATGTCAAATTTAGTCCCAATGGAGATCATTTGGTTTCGGTAGGATCAGATAGGACGATATGTTTTTACCAAGGTAAAACAGGCGAATTTGTTAAGAAAATTGAACTGGCCCATGACGGTGGGATTTTTGCAGTGGCATGGTTCCCCGACTCAGAACATTTTGTTACTGCATCTGTCGATGGGTCATTGAAGAAATGGACcaaggaaggaaaagaggtTCAAAAGTACGAAGTTGAGAAAAAGCCCAGTGTGCTTAATCAACAGGTTGGACTAGTTATaggaaaagaatatatTATCTCGCTTAGTGTTAGCGGTGACTTGAACTATTTCTCAAATGATGGTGTTGAATTGATTAAAGTAATCAAGGGTCATCAACATCCAATCACAAAAATTGTCGTTGAGGGGTCAGATTTATTTAGTGGGAGCTCAGATGGTGtatttttgaaacaagGCTTGAGTGATTGCAACATTCTTCCCGAGCCTCTTAAGTTTGGAACTGAACATGAGCAGCACACCAACTATTTGGTTGACATTGTTACAGATGAAGGAGTTCAGTATACAGTGGGCTGGGATGactctttgaaaaaatggGAAACGGGAGCCGTTCAAAACTCAGTAAAATTACCAGGGCAGCCTAAACAACTATTGAAGATCCCTTCTAGTGGCCTTGTTGTTTTGctcgaaaagaaaattctttttttcgaTAACGATCTCAAGCTATTGAATGAACAAGACTTGTCATTCTCAACTAGTTCAGCAACTATATTTGGCGATAATCTCTGGCTTACAAATGTTTCTGCAAACACAATTGTCGAATACTCCATTGCTTCAGACACCAAAATTACACCCACCAACAAGCTGTTTCCAACATTGAGATCACCTCCTACTCTAGTCAAGGCTTCTCCAGATGGAAAATATTTGGCCGTTGCTGATTCAACTGGTAAGTACACTCTTTTTGACTCCGAGGGCAAGACAGTCACAACAAGATGGGCATTCCATACAAGTAAGGTGTTTGATGCTCAATGGACCAAGGATTCAAAGTATCTCCTAAGTGCAGGGCTCGATAGCGGTATCATCATATACTCAGTGGAGAAACCATCTAAAGTTATAAAGTTCCCATTAGCACACTCCTCTGGAGTTTCTAGCTTGTCATGGTATGAATATGACCCGGAGAAAAAGACAGGCTCTTTTCTCAGTGGAGGGTTGGATGCCACAATAAAAATGTGGAATGTAGAACtttaa